The following are encoded in a window of Eriocheir sinensis breed Jianghai 21 chromosome 35, ASM2467909v1, whole genome shotgun sequence genomic DNA:
- the LOC127007330 gene encoding uncharacterized protein LOC127007330 isoform X3: MDGEGESGEEGLRAAAAAAAAAAAAGAWTTATYQTGELSNVVHIIVPDLTCIPQTAPSYYGRYTAVAVNDQPNDALATALSEVTANGGLVRQDETGAPHVKDPLSALAAAAELDQVRSDVAVVEHMMEETKYSHLAGELGGPDHQQQQQHQRGVAVMTEDPDGLHPGVVVNLQMEDKVHSLNSFPLAPFLNPNDPDVTFYNEVYHYLRAGVFPEGSSEVDKKVIRKRSTNYMITEEGRLSYGHKIPKEVITSVEEQHRIIETEHVDRVSGVHFGVKKMYNSITSKFYWRTLYVDIGNFCRHCEKCTEVAYRDSLSQESKEEQGDDDTQKVTTLPTDRVIRVWKKVQVKIYGPYNRTVYGNEMLITIVDPFSKWVMANPSPEAGVEIQCANFIYDAFCHFGFAQCHVVGMSSEMFEQMQACYKEKFDRSQDVLRTLVPFDSEDAQNSFLFTLQEESRECAWAGEMLDDFCAENPNTWDQEVNRFLFQFRTIAPYTGGVSPFNLMFARNPTGYVSKEEKENINILEEEKALEVPSKRRPLQSSTLQCRHCHETFTSKISFRIHQRKHTEEARKRGTMDGEEPLRPILQEKKSQPRKILTRKRRRPFGRGPERLLTLASCDWSDQQKESVPNDENRQQLTQNTVMAVKALLNATKDERSKRGKYIKYTPELRDEIAQYALTHGNHEATIHWSHRLGGTVSESTIRNFIKTYKNFTIEVKEEIGKFAFQYGIDEASKHFSEKLGYEVRKGLVRKFKKNYLKKFPDISEMGGELPGGTSGKRGANLPSTSARPKRLYSLQMKDEIGRYAMQYGINAAVQHYTEKLQFSVKESTVRKFKKQYTDRGNSENSVVTVTSSASENSGVVDGGGGAGAGGGGSGTTVLTDHQATAPQTIDVLHPSLSVLNTPAVSGTVNVSTANNFVYQHPYHLNMAPGPQTNTVLPMNHNSIAFHQGGVINQGMTASLSYQQTGAPPGPSVIMNQSFTHQTPTGFQQGYVGGFSQGSGGGGSVAHGGQIAPLAMTHASVAATTMAHSPLPLTMAGTPATHISQLSHHGVATPASQAHLAQAPTVPHTVSGGGGGQHPTHHQLITSFHQPLAGSLSFEGTALPAHGQTSVNREPLSLMKETHEQPAGVALGQGDDSLHGPSGDGGATHSGLPHMGGEQPSTSNHQDPILAMEYEDDFTEPLTPMKEKGKTGRIKNKTRILGMSKRGNYASYSPELRAEIGKYATKHGNLAAVQHFKEQLGFEIPESTVRGLKDKYLIKQARNKKEVVSIGFAQRGRPMRLGKYDEIVQDCIRQLIKDGEKVSSFLAIATAKQVLMQYEPCLLEEHGGPVRLNPTWAKSFLKRIGLHQLA, encoded by the exons atggatggggaaggggagagtggggaggagggcctcagggcagcggcggcggcagcagcagcagccgcagCTGCAGGAGCCTGGACCACTGCCACTTACCAGACAGGAGAGCTAAGCAATGTGGTCCACATAATTGTTCCTGACCTCACCTGCATTCCCCAGA CTGCACCTTCCTATTATGGCCGTTACACAGCTGTGGCAGTAAATG ACCAACCCAATGATGCTTTGGCAACAGCACTTAGTGAGGTGACAGCCAATGGTGGGCTAGTGAGACAGGATGAGACTGGAGCACCACATGTGAAGGACCCACTTTCAGCCTTGGCCGCTGCTGCAGAGCTTGATCAAGTGCGGAGTGATGTTGCTGTA GTTGAACACATGATGGAAGAGACCAAATATAGCCACCTAGCAGGAGAACTTGGAGGTCCTGATcaccaacagcagcaacagcaccaGCGGGGTGTGGCAGTGATGACTGAGGATCCAGACGGACTTCATCCTGGTGTAGTGGTGAACTTGCAGATGGag GACAAGGTACATTCCCTGAATTCCTTCCCACTGGCACCCTTCCTTAATCCGAATGATCCTGATGTTACATTCTATAATGAGGTGTATCACTACTTGCGTGCTGGTGTCTTCCCAGAGGGCTCCTCAGAGGTAGACAAGAAGGTCATCAGAAAACGTTCGACTAATTACATG ATCACTGAAGAAGGAAGGTTGTCATATGGACATAAGATTCCCAAGGAAGTGATAACGAGTGTTGAGGAGCAACACCGCATCATTGAAACAGAGCATGTTGATCGAGTCTCAG GTGTACACTTTGGAGTGAAGAAAATGTACAATAGTATTACCAGCAAGTTTTATTGGCGCACATTGTACGTTGATATCGGCAATTTCTGCCGCCACTGCGAGAAGTGCACTGAGGTGGCTTACCGAGATAGCCTGTCCCAGGAGAGCAAAGAGGAGCAGGGAGATGACGATACCCAGAAGGTCACCACACTACCCACAGACCGGGTCATTAGAGTGTGGAAAAAG GTGCAAGTGAAAATCTATGGACCCTACAACAGGACAGTATATGGCAATGAAATGCTCATCACCATTGTTGACCCCTTTTCCAAGTGGGTTATGGCCAATCCAAGCCCTGAAGCTGGGGTTGAGATCCAGTGTGCCAACTTTATATATGATGCCTTCTGCCATTTTGGCTTTGCCCAGTGCCAT GTAGTGGGAATGAGCTCCGAGATGTTTGAACAAATGCAGGCCTGTTACAAGGAGAAGTTTGATCGCTCTCAGGATGTTCTGCGAACCCTTGTGCCCTTTGACTCTGAAGATGCCCAGAACAGCTTCCTCTTCACTTTGCAGGAGGAGTCACGAGAGTGTGCATGGGCAG GTGAAATGTTGGATGATTTCTGTGCTGAGAATCCAAACACGTGGGACCAGGAGGTGAATCGCTTCCTCTTCCAGTTCCGTACCATTGCTCCATACACAGGCGGTGTCTCTCCCTTCAACCTGATGTTTGCCCGCAACCCAACAG GTTACGTcagcaaagaggaaaaggaaaacatcaatatcttggaagaggagaaggcctTGGAAGTACCATCCAAAAGGAGGCCACTGCAAAGCTCCACACTTCAG tGCCGTCATTGTCATGAGACCTTTACCAGCAAGATTAGTTTCCGCATCCACCAGCGCAAGCACACAGAAGAGGCACGTAAAAGAGGCACAATGGATGGGGAGGAGCCCTTGCGGCCTATCCTTCAGGAGAAAAAGTCTCAACCACGTAAGATTCTCACTCGCAAGAGAAGGCGGCCATTTGGAAGAG gtcCAGAGCGTCTCCTAACCCTTGCTTCGTGTGATTGGTCAGACCAGCAAAAAGAGAGTGTACCAAATGATGAAAATCGTCAACAGCTGACTCAAAATACTGTGATGGCAGTAAAGGCACTCCTCAATGCCACCAAGGATGAGCGAAGCAAACGTGGGAAGTACATCAAGTACACCCCTGAGTTAAGGGATGAGATTGCCCAGTATGCTTTGACTCACGGCAATCATGAGGCCACCATCCACTGGTCACATCGCTTAGGTGGCACCGTCAGTGAAAGTACCATAAGAAACTTCATCAAGACCTACAAGAACTTTACtatagaagtgaaagaggagataggtaaatttgcatttcAGTATGGAATTGATGAAGCCTCCAAACACTTTTCTGAGAAACTTGGCTATGAGGTTAGAAAGGGATTGGTGCGAAAATTTAAAAAGAATTACCTGAAAAAGTTTCCAGACATTAGTGAGATGGGAGGAGAGCTACCAGGAGGAACCTCTGGAAAACGTGGAGCTAACTTGCCAAGCACATCAGCTCGCCCAAAACGATTATACTCTCTGCAGATGAAAGATGAAATTGGGCGATATGCCATGCAGTATGGCATCAATGCAGCCGTCCAGCATTATACTGAAAAGCTTCAGTTCTCTGTAAAGGAATCTACTGTGCGCAAATTCAAGAAGCAGTACACTGACCGAGGTAACAGTGAAAACAGTGTTGTTACTGTGACCAGCAGTGCTAGTGAAAACAGTGGTGTGGTAGATGGGGGAGGTGGTGCAGGTGCAGGTGGTGGGGGCAGTGGCACCACTGTACTGACAGATCATCAGGCCACTGCTCCTCAAACCATCGACGTTCTTCATCCATCACTATCTGTATTGAACACTCCAGCTGTCTCTGGAACGGTCAATGTTAGTACTGCAAATAATTTTGTATACCAGCACCCTTATCACCTAAACATGGCTCCAGGACCTCAGACAAACACAGTTCTTCCCATGAATCATAATTCCATTGCATTCCATCAGGGTGGTGTGATTAACCAGGGAATGACAGCCTCTCTGTCTTACCAACAAACAGGTGCCCCCCCTGGTCCATCCGTTATTATGAACCAGAGTTTTACTCACCAAACCCCAACAGGATTTCAGCAAGGCTATGTGGGAGGTTTCTCTcagggaagtggtggtggaggctcaGTGGCTCATGGAGGACAGATAGCACCTCTTGCTATGACCCATGCAAGTGTTGCTGCGACCACTATGGCCCACTCTCCTCTGCCTCTTACCATGGCAGGAACTCCAGCCACTCATATATCTCAACTGAGCCACCATGGTGTTGCCACTCCTGCCAGTCAAGCCCATCTTGCCCAGGCACCTACTGTACCACATACagtgagtggtggtgggggtggacaACATCCTACACATCACCAACTCATCACTTCCTTCCATCAGCCATTGGCTGGCTCACTGAGCTTTGAGGGCACTGCACTTCCAGCCCATGGCCAGACTAGTGTCAACAGGGAGCCACTTAGCCTCATGAAAGAGACACATGAACAGCCAGCTGGTGTAGCACTTGGCCAGGGTGATGACAGTCTCCATGGCCCTAGTGGGGATGGTGGTGCAACACATTCTGGCTTGCCCCACATGGGAGGGGAGCAACCTAGCACCTCAAATCATCAGGACCCTATTCTTGCCATGGAATATGAAGATGACTTCACTGAGCCCCTGACTCccatgaaagagaaaggaaaaactggCCGTATCAAGAACAAGACAAGGATTTTGGGTATGAGCAAGCGAGGTAACTATGCTTCATACAGTCCAGAGCTCCGAGCAGAGATTGGGAAGTATGCAACCAAACATGGCAACTTGGCAGCCGTACAACACTTCAAGGAGCAGCTTGGGTTTGAAATTCCAGAGAGTACAGTGCGTGGCCTGAAGGACAAGTACCTGATTAAGCAggcaagaaacaagaaagaagtgGTATCCATTGGGTTTGCACAACGCGGCCGTCCAATGAGGCTGGGAAAGTATGACGAAATTGTTCAAGATTGCATAAGGCAACTGAtcaaagatggagagaag GTTTCGTCCTTCTTGGCCATTGCCACAGCCAAGCAAGTGTTGATGCAGTATGAGCCTTGCCTCTTGGAGGAGCATGGTGGTCCGGTCAGATTGAATCCAACGTGGGCTAAAAGCTTCCTCAAACGCATTGGACTGCACCAGTTGGCATAA